The Saccharopolyspora gloriosae genome window below encodes:
- a CDS encoding GntR family transcriptional regulator encodes MAAAGADGRESAYSRLERELRAAILRREYPEGTRLPTEAELAEDHRVSRQTVRRAFQDLVAEGMVHRVPGRGTFASPRDEQYLRQFGSVDDLMGLSLDATMMLVAPLRRQIDLDAAGRLRVRTDRVHTLSFLRLHDEVPFCLTTVYLPPAVGSLLESVPELTEVGARSEVTIIGLLDERMADPIAEAEQSITVGHASSTVAEHLRCEPRRDLLRIDRIYHDTAGVPVELAVSHFLPEHYSYRVHLRRTLR; translated from the coding sequence GTGGCGGCAGCGGGTGCGGATGGCCGCGAGAGCGCCTACTCGCGGCTCGAACGCGAGCTGCGCGCCGCCATCCTGCGGCGCGAATATCCCGAAGGCACCCGGTTGCCCACGGAGGCCGAGCTCGCCGAGGACCACCGGGTGAGCCGCCAGACGGTGCGCCGCGCCTTCCAGGACCTCGTGGCCGAGGGCATGGTGCACCGGGTCCCGGGGCGCGGCACGTTCGCGTCGCCGCGCGACGAGCAGTACCTGCGCCAGTTCGGTTCCGTCGACGACCTGATGGGCTTGTCCCTGGACGCCACGATGATGCTGGTGGCGCCGTTGCGGAGGCAGATCGATCTGGACGCCGCGGGCAGGCTGCGGGTGCGGACCGACCGGGTGCACACGCTGTCGTTCCTGCGGTTGCACGACGAAGTGCCGTTCTGCCTCACCACCGTGTACCTCCCGCCGGCGGTGGGATCACTGCTGGAATCGGTACCGGAGCTGACCGAAGTGGGCGCCCGCAGCGAGGTGACGATCATCGGACTGCTCGACGAGCGGATGGCCGACCCGATCGCGGAAGCCGAGCAGAGCATCACCGTCGGCCACGCCTCGTCGACCGTGGCCGAGCACCTGCGGTGCGAACCGCGTCGCGACCTGCTGCGGATCGACCGGATCTACCACGACACGGCGGGTGTGCCCGTGGAGCTCGCGGTGAGCCACTTCCTCCCCGAGCACTACTCCTACCGGGTGCACCTCCGCCGCACGCTCCGCTGA
- a CDS encoding cold-shock protein, with protein MVNGKVVRFDDDRGYGFLAPDDGGEDVFVHANDIQEAKQQFRPGARVEFAIEAGDRGLKASNVRLLDAEPEGRPRRDHDDDGLCDVLSVLEFRTELTEALLDAVPTLTAAQILQVRRKLTDLARTHNWIEA; from the coding sequence ATGGTGAACGGCAAGGTCGTCCGGTTCGACGACGATCGTGGTTACGGCTTCCTCGCGCCCGACGACGGCGGCGAAGACGTCTTCGTGCACGCGAACGACATCCAAGAGGCCAAGCAGCAGTTCCGGCCGGGGGCCCGCGTCGAGTTCGCGATCGAAGCCGGCGACCGCGGCCTGAAGGCCTCGAACGTGCGGCTGCTGGACGCCGAACCGGAAGGCCGGCCGCGCCGGGACCACGACGACGACGGCCTGTGCGACGTGCTGTCGGTGCTCGAATTCCGCACCGAACTCACCGAAGCACTGCTGGACGCGGTCCCCACCCTGACCGCCGCGCAGATCCTGCAAGTGCGCCGCAAGCTCACCGACCTCGCCCGCACGCACAACTGGATCGAAGCCTGA
- a CDS encoding acyl-CoA synthetase has product MRNQGLGSWPVRRARMTPHRTALRHDGRSTTYAELDVRVRRLAHGLRAAGVRPGDRVAYLGPNHPAYLEVLFACGSTGAVFVPVNFRLTAPEIEHVLDDSGATLLIHTSEHAATVAALTTRARPVAVAADGEIGLGADTPAERVDLPVGTDDPCLIMYTSGSTGRAKGVVLTHGNLTWNCVNVLVETDLAADECALVAAPLFHAAALGMVCLPTLLKGGTVVLHSSFDPAAALAAIERERVTLMFGVPAMYDALAAHERWLDTDLSGVRTLLCGGSPVPTATIRRYLERGLSFVQGYGMTETAPGALLLDREHATGKIGSAGVPSFFTDVRVVGESGRDVDPREHGEVLVSGPNVMPGYWGLPAETAEVLRDGWFHSGDVATVDADGYVYIVDRLKDMFISGGENVHPAEVENAVHGFPGVAACAVIGVPDAKWGEVGRAVVVPAPGTTIDPAALLEYLRGRLAGYKVPRSVRFADHLPTTGSGKIRKAEVRDLHGD; this is encoded by the coding sequence TTGCGAAACCAGGGTCTCGGCTCCTGGCCCGTTCGGCGGGCGAGGATGACGCCGCACCGGACCGCGCTGCGCCACGACGGCAGGTCCACCACCTACGCCGAGCTCGACGTCCGGGTGCGGCGCCTCGCGCACGGCCTGCGGGCGGCGGGGGTGCGCCCCGGCGACCGGGTCGCCTACTTGGGACCGAACCATCCCGCGTACCTGGAAGTCCTGTTCGCGTGCGGCTCGACGGGGGCGGTGTTCGTGCCGGTGAACTTCCGGCTGACCGCACCGGAGATCGAGCACGTGCTCGACGATTCCGGCGCTACCCTCCTGATCCACACCTCCGAGCACGCCGCGACGGTCGCCGCGCTCACCACTCGCGCCCGCCCGGTCGCGGTGGCCGCCGACGGCGAGATCGGACTCGGCGCCGACACCCCGGCGGAACGGGTGGACTTGCCGGTGGGCACCGACGATCCGTGCCTGATCATGTACACCTCGGGTTCCACCGGCCGCGCCAAGGGCGTGGTGCTCACGCACGGGAACCTCACCTGGAACTGCGTGAACGTGCTGGTCGAAACCGACCTGGCCGCCGACGAGTGCGCGCTGGTCGCCGCTCCGCTGTTCCACGCCGCCGCGCTGGGCATGGTGTGCCTGCCCACGCTGCTCAAGGGCGGCACGGTGGTCCTGCACTCGTCCTTCGACCCGGCGGCGGCGCTGGCCGCGATCGAGCGCGAGCGGGTGACGTTGATGTTCGGCGTGCCCGCGATGTACGACGCGCTCGCCGCGCACGAGCGCTGGCTCGACACGGACCTGTCGGGAGTGCGCACCTTGCTGTGCGGCGGTTCCCCGGTGCCGACCGCGACGATCCGCCGCTACCTGGAGCGCGGGCTGAGCTTCGTGCAGGGCTACGGCATGACCGAGACCGCACCCGGGGCGCTGCTGCTGGACCGCGAGCACGCCACCGGCAAGATCGGCTCGGCCGGGGTGCCGTCGTTCTTCACCGACGTGCGCGTCGTCGGCGAGTCCGGCCGCGACGTCGACCCGCGCGAGCACGGTGAGGTCCTGGTCAGCGGCCCGAACGTGATGCCCGGCTACTGGGGCCTGCCCGCCGAGACGGCCGAGGTGCTGCGCGACGGCTGGTTCCACTCCGGTGACGTGGCCACGGTCGACGCGGACGGCTACGTCTACATCGTCGACCGCCTCAAGGACATGTTCATCTCCGGCGGCGAGAACGTGCACCCCGCCGAGGTGGAGAACGCCGTCCACGGCTTCCCCGGCGTCGCGGCCTGCGCGGTGATCGGGGTCCCGGACGCCAAGTGGGGCGAGGTGGGCCGCGCCGTCGTAGTACCCGCCCCCGGCACCACCATCGACCCCGCAGCCCTGCTGGAGTACCTGCGCGGCAGGCTCGCGGGCTACAAGGTCCCCCGCTCGGTCCGCTTCGCCGACCACCTCCCCACCACGGGCTCCGGCAAGATCCGCAAAGCAGAAGTCCGAGACCTCCACGGCGACTGA
- a CDS encoding aldehyde dehydrogenase family protein, producing the protein MGLLQDADWTGRIFTDGWRAGTGGPPHQAIEPATGTVLAEVGQASAHDALDAARRAEQAQRDWAATPAFERAAVLSRAAVLFEQHAAEIGDWIVRESGSTRFKAGIETNAATAESTEAAALASAPHGELLHSPMPRFSVQRRVPAGVVSVISPFNFPLILSIRSVAPALALGNAVLLKPDPRTAVCGGVVIARIFEEAGLPPGVLQLLPGGIEVGSALIDAPQVRVVSFTGSTPAGRAIGAQAAKTFTRTHLELGGNSALIVLDDVDVAAAASCGAFGNFIHSGQVCMAVGRHLVHESIYEEYVDVLGRKADALRVGDGYRDDVQLGPIIDGEQLDHAKDLVDRSVAAGARLVAGGTHEGLFYRPTVLADCTSDTPAYAEEVFGPVASVRPFSDVDEAVALAADSEFGLSLGVLGNDLATAMSIADRIPSGQVHINDQTVNDDANAPFGGVRASGSSRVGGPHANAEAFTETQWVTLRPTAPTYPF; encoded by the coding sequence ATGGGATTGCTGCAGGACGCGGACTGGACCGGCCGGATCTTCACCGACGGCTGGCGAGCAGGCACCGGCGGTCCGCCGCACCAGGCGATCGAACCGGCCACCGGCACCGTGCTGGCCGAAGTCGGACAGGCGAGCGCGCACGACGCCCTCGACGCCGCGCGCCGCGCCGAACAGGCACAACGGGACTGGGCCGCGACACCCGCGTTCGAACGCGCCGCCGTGCTCTCCCGCGCGGCCGTCCTGTTCGAGCAGCACGCCGCCGAAATCGGCGACTGGATCGTGCGCGAATCCGGCTCCACCCGGTTCAAAGCCGGCATCGAAACGAATGCCGCCACCGCCGAAAGCACCGAAGCCGCCGCGCTCGCCTCCGCGCCGCACGGCGAACTGCTGCACTCGCCGATGCCCCGGTTCAGCGTGCAACGCCGCGTCCCCGCAGGCGTCGTCTCGGTGATCTCCCCGTTCAACTTCCCGTTGATCCTCTCCATCCGGTCGGTGGCACCGGCATTGGCACTGGGCAACGCGGTCCTGCTCAAACCCGACCCGCGCACCGCGGTCTGCGGCGGAGTCGTGATCGCTCGCATCTTCGAAGAAGCCGGACTGCCGCCGGGCGTGCTGCAACTGCTGCCGGGCGGAATCGAAGTCGGCAGCGCCCTGATCGACGCGCCGCAAGTGCGCGTCGTGTCCTTCACCGGATCCACCCCCGCAGGCCGGGCCATCGGCGCGCAAGCGGCGAAGACGTTCACCCGCACGCACCTCGAACTCGGCGGCAACAGCGCGCTGATCGTGCTCGACGACGTGGACGTGGCGGCAGCGGCGTCCTGCGGCGCGTTCGGCAACTTCATCCACTCCGGACAGGTCTGCATGGCCGTGGGCAGGCACCTGGTGCACGAATCGATCTACGAGGAGTACGTCGACGTGCTGGGCCGCAAAGCCGACGCGCTGCGGGTCGGCGACGGCTACCGGGACGACGTGCAGCTCGGCCCCATCATCGACGGCGAGCAGCTCGACCACGCGAAGGACCTCGTCGACCGCAGCGTCGCCGCCGGAGCCCGGCTCGTCGCGGGCGGCACCCACGAAGGGCTGTTCTACCGGCCGACGGTCCTCGCCGACTGCACCTCCGACACCCCGGCCTACGCCGAAGAGGTGTTCGGGCCCGTCGCCAGCGTGCGCCCGTTCTCCGACGTGGACGAAGCGGTCGCACTCGCCGCCGACAGCGAATTCGGCCTGAGCCTCGGCGTGCTCGGCAACGACCTCGCCACGGCGATGTCCATCGCCGACCGCATCCCGTCCGGACAGGTGCACATCAACGACCAGACCGTCAACGACGACGCCAACGCGCCGTTCGGCGGAGTCAGGGCGTCCGGCTCGTCCAGAGTCGGCGGGCCGCACGCGAACGCGGAAGCCTTCACCGAAACCCAATGGGTCACCCTCAGGCCCACCGCACCCACGTATCCGTTCTGA
- a CDS encoding MarR family transcriptional regulator: MDEADAALPHPPLTLYLVKRLELVIRALMDDALRPLGLTTLQYTALTVLQNKGSLSSAQLARRSFLRPQTMHEMVLTLEKRGLIARGQDEANKRVLLASLTDAGSRLLAECAPAVLELEAELLADLSPGQRETFREGLEHGIATLAAVSEARRA; the protein is encoded by the coding sequence GTGGACGAGGCGGATGCCGCGCTCCCGCATCCACCGTTGACGCTGTACCTCGTCAAGAGGCTGGAGCTGGTGATCCGGGCGCTGATGGACGACGCGCTGCGCCCGCTCGGGTTGACCACGTTGCAGTACACGGCGTTGACCGTGCTGCAGAACAAGGGTTCGCTGTCGTCGGCCCAGCTGGCCCGCCGCTCGTTCCTGCGTCCGCAGACCATGCACGAAATGGTGCTGACCCTGGAGAAGCGCGGTCTGATCGCGCGCGGGCAGGACGAGGCGAACAAGCGGGTGCTGCTCGCGTCGCTGACCGATGCCGGGTCGCGGTTGCTCGCCGAGTGCGCGCCCGCGGTGCTGGAGTTGGAGGCCGAGCTGCTGGCCGACCTCAGTCCGGGGCAGCGCGAAACGTTCCGGGAAGGGCTGGAGCACGGCATCGCCACGCTCGCCGCGGTCTCCGAGGCTCGGCGGGCCTGA
- a CDS encoding p-hydroxycinnamoyl CoA hydratase/lyase, with protein MSAAVNDERRGAPEPWGDTVQVEFEDGIAWVTLNRPDKRNAMNPALNDEMVRVLDHLEGDDRCRVLVLTGAGESFSAGMDLKEYFREVDATGSAAVQTRVRRASAEWQWKRLAHWIKPTIAMVNGWCFGGAFTPLVACDLAIADERAQFGLSEVNWGIPPGGVVSRALAATVSQRDALYHIMTGETFDGTEAARMRLVNEAVPAERLRERTRELASKLASMNQVVLHAAKVGYKVAADMPWDQSEDYLYAKLDQSQFADQAGARAKGLSQFLDDKTYRPGLSTFDPEK; from the coding sequence ATGAGTGCTGCGGTGAACGACGAACGGCGAGGGGCCCCCGAGCCCTGGGGCGACACGGTGCAGGTGGAGTTCGAGGACGGCATCGCCTGGGTGACGTTGAACCGGCCGGACAAGCGCAACGCGATGAACCCGGCGCTCAACGACGAGATGGTCCGCGTGCTCGACCACCTCGAAGGCGACGACCGGTGCCGCGTGCTCGTGCTGACCGGGGCGGGCGAATCGTTCTCCGCGGGCATGGACCTCAAGGAGTACTTCCGCGAGGTCGACGCGACCGGCAGCGCCGCCGTGCAGACCAGGGTTCGCCGCGCCAGCGCCGAGTGGCAGTGGAAGCGGCTCGCGCACTGGATCAAGCCGACGATCGCGATGGTCAACGGCTGGTGCTTCGGCGGGGCCTTCACCCCGCTCGTCGCGTGCGACCTGGCCATCGCCGACGAACGCGCGCAGTTCGGGCTTTCCGAGGTGAACTGGGGAATTCCGCCCGGCGGCGTCGTCAGCCGCGCGCTCGCCGCGACCGTCAGCCAGCGCGACGCGCTGTACCACATCATGACCGGCGAGACCTTCGACGGAACCGAGGCCGCGCGCATGCGGCTGGTGAACGAGGCGGTGCCCGCCGAACGCTTGCGGGAACGCACCCGCGAGCTCGCGTCGAAGCTCGCCTCGATGAACCAGGTGGTGCTGCACGCCGCGAAGGTCGGCTACAAGGTGGCCGCGGACATGCCGTGGGACCAGTCCGAGGACTACCTGTACGCGAAGCTCGACCAGTCGCAGTTCGCCGACCAGGCCGGAGCCCGCGCGAAGGGCCTCAGCCAGTTCCTGGACGACAAGACCTACCGGCCGGGCCTGAGCACCTTCGACCCGGAGAAGTAG
- a CDS encoding carbonic anhydrase: MPFSDPANPAEALQLLIQGNSRFVDGTRLHPNQDADHRTALAPGQTPFAVLFGCSDSRLAAEIIFDRGLGDLFVVRTAGHVAGSEVLGSIEYGVGVLGTPLVVVLGHDSCGAVTAASNAYDDGNSPTGYVRDVVERVYPSVLSARAAGRTSIDEMVDEHIRKTTDFLVERSGVLAEKISTGECAVAGLSYRLHEGTVRLVSGHGALGEHLVTS; this comes from the coding sequence ATGCCATTCTCCGATCCGGCCAATCCCGCCGAAGCCCTCCAGCTCCTGATCCAGGGCAACAGCCGCTTCGTGGACGGCACCCGGCTGCACCCGAACCAGGACGCCGACCACCGGACCGCGCTGGCGCCGGGGCAGACGCCGTTCGCGGTGCTGTTCGGCTGCTCCGACTCCCGGCTCGCCGCCGAGATCATCTTCGACCGCGGGCTGGGCGACCTGTTCGTGGTGCGCACCGCAGGGCACGTCGCCGGGTCCGAAGTGCTCGGCAGCATCGAGTACGGCGTCGGCGTGCTCGGCACCCCGCTCGTCGTGGTGCTCGGGCACGACTCCTGCGGGGCCGTCACCGCCGCCTCCAACGCCTACGACGACGGCAACTCGCCCACCGGCTACGTCCGCGACGTGGTCGAACGGGTGTACCCGAGCGTGCTCAGCGCCCGCGCCGCCGGTCGCACCTCGATCGACGAGATGGTCGACGAGCACATCCGCAAGACGACCGACTTCCTGGTGGAGCGCTCCGGCGTGCTGGCCGAGAAGATCTCCACGGGCGAGTGCGCGGTGGCGGGCCTGTCCTACCGCCTACACGAGGGCACCGTCCGGCTCGTGTCCGGCCACGGCGCTCTCGGCGAGCACCTGGTGACGAGCTGA
- a CDS encoding FAD-dependent oxidoreductase, whose amino-acid sequence MTVSEPPSGPPVETDVLIIGSGPAGASAALFLSTLGVDNVMVTKYRWTANTPRAHITNQRTMEIFRDVGIEQQVLAEATPHELMGDTVFCTAIAGEELGRIRTWGTHPARHADYELASPSWNCDIPQTYLEPILVKNATQRGTQTRFATEYLSLEQDADGVTARVRDRFTGHEYDIRARYLIGADGARSRVAEDVALPMRGELDTAGSMNITFSADLAEHVAHRPSVLYWVVQPGANVGGIGTAAVRMVRPWHEWMIVCGYDVRGEPPVLDDDGATAIVRRLLGLPELDVKITGTSLWGNNEQYATRLQSGRVFCAGDAVHKHPPSNGLGSNTSIQDSYNLAWKLAAVLRGQASEELLATYTAERAPVAEQIVLRANRSGREFGRFFEALGIAEPGSDAEMVENMEQRKAATPDGVAKRDALRSAMELKDYEFNAHGVELGQFYESAAIVADGCARPEPERDPELYYQPSTIPGSRLPHAWVGDSTRKLSTHDLAPATGFTLLTGITGQVWKDAADKVAHELGVELNTVVIGPGREITDLYFDWSRLREVEEDGVLLVRPDKHIGWRSRRLPADPTSALHEAMSSILGSSARA is encoded by the coding sequence ATGACGGTGTCCGAACCCCCATCCGGACCCCCGGTGGAGACCGATGTCCTGATCATCGGATCCGGTCCGGCCGGAGCCTCGGCCGCCCTGTTCCTGTCCACGCTCGGCGTGGACAACGTCATGGTGACCAAGTACCGCTGGACCGCGAACACACCCCGCGCGCACATCACCAACCAGCGCACCATGGAGATCTTCCGCGATGTCGGCATCGAGCAGCAGGTCCTCGCCGAGGCGACCCCGCACGAGCTGATGGGCGACACCGTGTTCTGCACCGCCATCGCCGGTGAGGAACTCGGCCGGATCCGCACCTGGGGGACCCACCCGGCGCGGCACGCCGACTACGAGCTCGCCTCGCCGTCGTGGAACTGCGACATCCCGCAGACCTACCTCGAACCCATCCTGGTCAAGAACGCCACCCAGCGCGGCACCCAGACCCGGTTCGCCACCGAATACCTGTCCCTGGAGCAGGACGCCGACGGCGTCACCGCTCGCGTGCGGGACCGGTTCACCGGGCACGAGTACGACATCCGCGCCCGGTACCTGATCGGTGCTGACGGGGCGAGGTCGCGGGTCGCGGAGGACGTCGCGCTGCCGATGCGGGGTGAGCTCGACACCGCCGGGTCGATGAACATCACCTTCAGCGCGGACCTCGCCGAGCACGTCGCGCACCGGCCCTCGGTGCTCTACTGGGTGGTGCAGCCCGGAGCGAACGTCGGCGGCATCGGCACCGCCGCGGTGCGCATGGTCCGGCCCTGGCACGAGTGGATGATCGTGTGCGGCTACGACGTGCGCGGCGAGCCGCCGGTGCTCGACGACGACGGGGCCACGGCGATCGTGCGGCGGCTGCTCGGACTGCCGGAACTCGACGTGAAGATCACCGGAACCTCGTTGTGGGGCAACAACGAGCAGTACGCCACGCGGTTGCAGTCCGGGCGGGTGTTCTGCGCCGGGGACGCGGTGCACAAGCACCCGCCGAGCAACGGCCTCGGCTCCAACACCTCCATCCAGGACTCCTACAACCTGGCGTGGAAGCTCGCCGCCGTCCTGCGCGGGCAGGCGTCGGAAGAGCTGCTGGCGACCTACACGGCGGAACGCGCGCCGGTGGCCGAGCAGATCGTGTTGCGCGCCAACCGATCCGGGCGCGAGTTCGGCCGGTTCTTCGAAGCGCTCGGCATCGCGGAACCGGGTTCGGACGCCGAGATGGTCGAGAACATGGAGCAGCGCAAAGCGGCCACCCCGGACGGCGTCGCCAAGCGCGACGCGCTGCGGTCGGCGATGGAGCTCAAGGACTACGAGTTCAACGCCCACGGCGTGGAACTGGGCCAGTTCTACGAGTCCGCCGCGATCGTCGCCGACGGCTGCGCTCGACCCGAACCGGAACGCGACCCGGAGCTGTACTACCAGCCCTCCACGATTCCCGGCTCGCGGTTGCCGCACGCGTGGGTCGGGGACAGCACCCGGAAGCTCTCCACCCACGACCTCGCGCCCGCCACCGGGTTCACGCTGCTCACCGGCATCACCGGACAGGTCTGGAAGGACGCCGCGGACAAGGTCGCCCACGAGCTCGGCGTGGAGCTGAACACCGTGGTGATCGGCCCCGGCCGTGAAATCACCGACCTGTACTTCGACTGGTCCCGGCTGCGGGAGGTCGAGGAGGACGGCGTGCTGCTTGTCCGGCCGGACAAGCACATCGGCTGGCGCTCCCGGCGATTGCCCGCGGACCCGACCTCGGCCCTGCACGAGGCGATGAGTTCGATCCTCGGATCGAGCGCCCGCGCGTAG
- a CDS encoding acyl-CoA dehydrogenase family protein encodes MSTLDVLDPDERLILDTVRDFVDKDVKPVARELEHADTYPEALIEQMKSLGIFGLAIPDEHGGTPVSTACYVLITEELARGWMSLAGAMGGHTVVSKLLLHFGTEQQRRHYLPRMATGEIRATMALTEPGGGSDLQAMSTHARRDGDGYSVNGSKTWITNSRRSQLIALLCKTNPDADPAHRGISILLVEHGPGLTVSRDLPKLGYKGVESCELSFTDYRAPADAVLGGVEGGGFAQMMKGLETGRIQVASRALGVGRAALEDALRYAQERESFGKPIWKHQSIGNLLADMATKLTAARQLTLHAAREADAGRRVDMEAGMAKLCASETAMEIALNAVRVHGGYGYSTEFDVERYFRDAPLMIVGEGTNEIQRNVIVSQLVSRGGLDA; translated from the coding sequence ATGAGCACGCTGGACGTCCTGGACCCCGACGAGCGGCTGATCCTCGACACGGTCCGGGACTTCGTCGACAAGGACGTCAAACCCGTCGCGCGGGAGCTCGAACACGCCGACACCTACCCGGAGGCGCTGATCGAGCAGATGAAGAGCCTCGGCATCTTCGGTCTCGCCATTCCGGACGAGCACGGCGGCACACCGGTGTCCACGGCGTGCTACGTGCTCATCACCGAAGAGCTGGCGCGCGGATGGATGAGCCTGGCCGGGGCGATGGGCGGGCACACCGTCGTTTCGAAGCTGCTGCTGCACTTCGGCACCGAGCAGCAGCGCCGCCACTACCTGCCGCGGATGGCCACCGGCGAGATCCGCGCGACCATGGCGTTGACCGAACCCGGCGGCGGGTCCGACCTGCAGGCCATGAGCACGCACGCCCGGCGCGACGGGGACGGCTACTCCGTCAACGGGTCCAAGACGTGGATCACGAACTCGCGGCGATCCCAGCTGATCGCGTTGCTGTGCAAGACGAATCCGGACGCCGATCCCGCGCACCGGGGCATCTCGATCCTGCTGGTGGAGCACGGTCCGGGCCTGACCGTTTCCCGGGACCTGCCGAAGCTGGGCTACAAGGGAGTGGAGAGCTGCGAGCTGTCCTTCACCGACTACCGCGCCCCTGCCGACGCGGTGCTCGGCGGGGTCGAGGGCGGGGGTTTCGCGCAGATGATGAAAGGACTGGAGACGGGCCGCATCCAGGTCGCCTCCCGCGCGCTGGGCGTGGGCCGGGCCGCGCTGGAGGATGCGCTGCGCTACGCCCAGGAGCGGGAGAGCTTCGGCAAACCGATCTGGAAGCACCAGTCCATCGGGAACCTGCTCGCCGACATGGCCACCAAACTCACCGCGGCCCGCCAGCTCACCCTCCACGCGGCGCGGGAGGCCGATGCGGGCCGCCGGGTGGACATGGAAGCGGGCATGGCGAAGCTGTGCGCGTCCGAGACGGCGATGGAGATCGCGCTGAACGCGGTGCGGGTGCACGGCGGTTACGGCTACTCCACCGAATTCGACGTGGAGCGCTACTTCCGCGACGCTCCCCTGATGATCGTGGGGGAGGGGACCAACGAGATCCAGCGCAACGTGATCGTCTCGCAGCTGGTGTCGCGCGGCGGCCTGGACGCGTGA
- a CDS encoding NDMA-dependent alcohol dehydrogenase: MRTKAALLHEPGQDWAVDEIEIGDPVAGEVQLRLAATGLCHSDEHLRTNAMPVPVYPVLGGHEGAGVVTKVGPGVTGVQEGDHAVLGFIPACGVCRPCSAGMQNLCDQGAGLLTGQAISDGTHRVTHRGKPVAPMCLLGTFAPYVTVNQSSVIKIEDDIPLETAALLGCGVSTGWGSATEVGATRPGDTVVVVGAGGIGINAVQGAAAAGARFVAAIDPVEFKREKAVEFGATHTFASMEEALEPLHDVTWGRLAHTTILTVGELQGNQLGEALAITGKGGQVVVTALADMTATDAKIGMFELTLLQKRIQGAIFGGASPRTQVPRLLELYRQGRLKLDELVTRTYSLDEINKGYQDMREGKNLRGIVRYTDADW; encoded by the coding sequence GTGCGAACCAAGGCCGCACTCCTTCACGAACCTGGTCAGGATTGGGCCGTCGACGAGATCGAGATCGGCGATCCCGTCGCGGGCGAGGTGCAGCTCCGACTGGCGGCGACGGGCCTGTGCCACTCGGACGAGCACCTGCGCACCAACGCGATGCCGGTCCCGGTGTACCCGGTGCTCGGCGGACACGAGGGCGCCGGCGTGGTCACGAAGGTCGGCCCCGGCGTCACCGGGGTGCAGGAAGGAGATCACGCGGTCCTCGGCTTCATCCCCGCGTGCGGGGTCTGCCGGCCCTGTTCGGCCGGGATGCAGAACCTCTGCGACCAGGGCGCCGGGCTGCTCACCGGTCAAGCCATCTCCGACGGCACCCACCGGGTGACCCACCGCGGAAAGCCGGTGGCCCCGATGTGCCTGCTGGGCACCTTCGCGCCGTACGTGACGGTCAACCAGTCCAGCGTCATCAAGATCGAGGACGACATCCCGCTGGAGACCGCCGCCCTGCTGGGATGCGGTGTGTCGACGGGATGGGGTTCGGCGACGGAGGTCGGCGCGACGCGTCCCGGCGACACCGTGGTCGTCGTCGGCGCCGGCGGCATCGGCATCAACGCGGTGCAGGGCGCCGCTGCCGCGGGCGCCCGCTTCGTCGCCGCGATCGACCCGGTGGAGTTCAAGCGGGAGAAGGCCGTCGAGTTCGGCGCCACCCACACCTTCGCGTCCATGGAGGAGGCGCTGGAGCCGCTGCACGACGTCACCTGGGGCCGCCTCGCGCACACCACGATCCTCACCGTCGGCGAGCTCCAGGGCAATCAGCTCGGCGAGGCGCTGGCGATCACCGGCAAGGGCGGGCAGGTCGTGGTGACCGCGCTCGCCGACATGACCGCCACCGACGCGAAGATCGGCATGTTCGAGCTCACGCTGCTGCAGAAGCGCATCCAGGGCGCGATCTTCGGCGGCGCGAGCCCGCGCACCCAGGTGCCGCGACTGCTGGAGCTCTACCGGCAGGGGCGGTTGAAGCTCGACGAGCTGGTGACCCGGACCTACTCGCTGGACGAGATCAACAAGGGCTACCAGGACATGCGGGAGGGCAAGAACCTGCGCGGCATCGTCCGCTACACCGACGCCGACTGGTGA